The Phragmites australis chromosome 15, lpPhrAust1.1, whole genome shotgun sequence genome window below encodes:
- the LOC133893384 gene encoding protein RETICULATA, chloroplastic-like yields MSMAFSCAGARLHGRVGGAKCRPAAAALVGRRGSCFRPCARRWNLAREVRAELPPPPRASADGGASSVSSGAAVSVPEAGNATEQVGAVAQPAVLPERHGDAAGPDVDDGSDGNGKFPPGGGGGDGENGGGGGGGGGDEGEDEFGPILSFEQVVQEAEKRGVSLRSLPADMVEAAKSVGIQKLLVLRYLDMQASAWPLGPAIRSCSLLRNRMLVDPAFLFKIGTEIVIDTCCATFAEVQKRGEEFWSEFELYAADMLVGVVVNVALVGMLAPYARFGGRSASEGLLGRVRHAYDALPSSVFEAERPGYRFSVQQRIGTYFFKGILYGSVGFFCGLVGQGIANLIMTAKRSVKKSEDDVPVPPLLKTSALWGAFLAVSSNTRYQIINGLERLVEASPVAKRVPAASLAFTVGVRFANNVYGGMQFVDWARSSGCQ; encoded by the exons ATGAGCATGGCGTTCTCGTGCGCGGGCGCGCGCCTCCATGGCCGAGTCGGCGGGGCCAAATGCCGCCCCGCTGCCGCCGCTCTGGTCGGGCGGCGGGGCAGCTGCTTCCGCCCGTGCGCGCGGAGGTGGAACCTCGCCAGGGAAGTCCGCGccgagctgccgccgccgccgcgggcgaGCGCAGATGGCGGTGCGTCTTCCGTCTCCTCTGGCGCAGCCGTATCCGTCCCGGAGGCGGGGAATGCTACTGAACAAGTGGGCGCGGTTGCTCAGCCGGCTGTGCTTCCGGAGAGGCACGGCGATGCGGCTGGccctgatgttgatgatgggtcTGACGGGAATGGGAAATTCCCtcccggtggcggcggcggggacggggagaatggcggcggcggcggcgggggtggcGGAGATGAGGGGGAGGATGAGTTCGGTCCCATCCTGAGCTTCGAGCAGGTGGTGCAGGAGGCGGAGAAGCGCGGGGTTAGCCTGCGCAGCTTGCCCGCGGACATGGTCGAGGCGGCCAAGAGCGTTGGGATTCAGAAGCTGCTGGTGCTGAGATACCTGGACATGCAG GCGTCGGCTTGGCCTCTTGGTCCCGCCATTAGGTCCTGCTCGCTTCTCCGGAACAGGATGCTGGTTGATCCTGCATTCCTCTTCAAAATTGGGACTGAG ATAGTTATTGATACATGTTGTGCGACATTTGCGGAGGTTCagaagagaggggaggagtTTTGGTCAGAGTTCGAGTTGTATGCAGCAGATATGCTAGTAGGTGTAGTTGTCAATGTTGCTTTAGTCGGTATGTTAGCACCGTATGCTCGATTCGGTGGCAGATCTGCATCAGAAGGTCTTCTTGGGCGTGTCAGGCATGCTTATGATGCTCTCCCAAGCAG TGTTTTTGAAGCCGAAAGGCCAGGATACAGGTTTTCTGTTCAACAACGGATAGGAACATACTTTTTTAAG GGGATCTTATATGGTTCAGTTGGATTCTTCTGTGGTCTTGTGGGACAAGGGATTGCTAACTTGATAATGACCGCCAAAAG GAGTGTTAAAAAGTCAGAAGATGATGTACCTGTTCCACCTCTTCTGAAAACTTCTGCTTTGTGGG GTGCATTCCTTGCTGTTTCTTCCAACACACGCTATCAGATTATTAATGGACTAGAGAGATTGGTTGAGGCTTCACCTGTTGCCAAGCGTGTCCCAGCTGCTTCTTTGGCATTCACTGTTGGCGTGCGCTTTGCCAATAACGTGTATGGAGGAATGCAGTTCGTTGACTGGGCGAGATCGAGTGGATGCCAATGA
- the LOC133891970 gene encoding uncharacterized protein LOC133891970: protein MDGDVATGGGGSAGGSGGGGTSIQVTALDGIVNVNSLFTLAAFLGLAWRPSSDGPGLANGADNTGNPCAAGDRVESDLVSFHVLAFACFLFSSLIALCLKQIVRTYPLYRRGGGQGSSAAAGAAVVGRTARINRAALRVGILTSAVGSVGGCGFLMMALVNVVQVKLGRLGCGAGGSAAWAAVVPLVTLVPAAMLIYIGIVFYAFTR, encoded by the coding sequence ATGGACGGCGACGTCGCGACCGGCGGCGGAGGCAGCGCCGGCGGGAGCGGCGGTGGGGGCACGAGCATCCAGGTAACGGCGCTGGACGGCATCGTGAACGTGAACTCACTCTTCACCCTCGCTGCCTTCCTGGGCCTGGCCTGGCGCCCTTCCTCCGACGGGCCCGGACTCGCCAACGGCGCCGACAACACGGGCAACCCTTGCGCGGCCGGAGACCGCGTCGAGTCCGACCTCGTCTCCTTCCACGTCCTCGCCTTCGCCTGCTTCCTCTTCTCCAGCCTCATCGCGCTCTGCCTCAAGCAGATCGTCCGCACCTACCCGCTCtaccgccgcggcggcggccagggCTCGTCCGCCGCCGCGGGCGCTGCCGTCGTCGGCCGGACGGCTCGGATCAACCGCGCCGCTCTCCGCGTCGGGATCCTGACATCGGCCGTGGGGTCCGTCGGCGGGTGCGGGTTCCTGATGATGGCCCTCGTGAACGTGGTGCAGGTGAAGCTCGGCCGGCTCGGGTGCGGCGCCGGCGGGTCCGCCGCCTGGGCCGCCGTCGTGCCGCTCGTCACGCTGGTCCCCGCCGCCATGCTCATCTACATCGGCATCGTCTTCTACGCCTTCACCCGCTAG